In the genome of Candidatus Pristimantibacillus lignocellulolyticus, the window GACAACGTTCAATCTACTACCGACCGCCGTGGGGAATCGTTAATCTATTTGACTACGGTAATGTATCGCGCCTTAATATTATTTTATGGTCATCACTATTTGGTGATTGGAATAAAAAAATTAATGCAAAAATATTGGAATTGCGATTAATGAAGAAGCTCAATCCTGGTGAAGTATTATTACTACATGATTGTGGCAGAACTTTTGGCGCAGATGTAGATGCACCGAGTAAAATGCTTATAGCTTTAGAAGTATTTCTCGAAGAAGCAAAATTAAGAGAAATAAAAATGATAAACATAGAAAATATGATCAAAGTGACAGAACATAATAATAAGAAAAATTTATCTTTAGGTAAACGAGTGATGGTTTCCTTATGGTTAACTTGGGAGAAAATATTCCACCAAGTGATGAGAATGAAAGATATCCATTCAAGTAATGAATCAATGTTCCATTATCGTTTGATCAAATATAAAGGTAAACCACTACCTATGAATAATGGCGACACTCTTTCACCGGGTGATCGAATCGTGGAACTTCATTTTGATAATAAGAAATTATCAGAAATTGCATTTGCATCCAAAAATCCATTAGTCGTTGCTGTTAAGACGATTCGTGAAATTGAACGCTCGTTACCTGCGTTAGCAATGCAAATTACGGATGAAGCAAAGCATATACCGATTAAAGCAATTCAAGGTATTACGATGATTAATCGCGGTGCCGAAAAATTAGGTTTCTCCATTCATGATATGCCAAAAGGATTATTTCTATCTAGTACGAGGATTTATTTGAAGTGGTTAATGAAAGTATTAACGCCAACTCAATCTGTGACGGCGAATCGTCAAGTTCGGGAGCACGTTCAAGAAGAACCTAGAATATTACTGATGACGCTTGAGCGTCTTCAGCAATATATTCCACTGGATCATGGGTACACTTTGGTAAAACAACAAGAAATCATTACAACGAAGCAAGATGTAGTAACATCGAACTAAGTATTTATAGAATGAAAAAGAGGTAGCGAATAATTCGCTACCTCTTTTTAGTATTCGCTGAAATAAAGAAAGTGTAATGAATATTGTGTCGGAATAAACTACCAAAATTTCTCAATTTTAAATTAGTATGTTAAAATTGGTATTGGAGGTGGATGATATGAGGTTTTCAATAAAAGTATTACTTTCGATATTATTAGTAGCAATTGTTACTTTAGTCATTGGGATTATTTTCATTAAAAATAATTCACCGTTGGATGCTGCATATTTTGCTTCAACGTATGATAAAGACGTAATTCTAGTGGGGGTAGGAAATAAAGGTCGATTTGCTGATATTATGGTTGAAGATGTTTTTGTTAATAACAATAGTCAACCTTTAAGTGTTAAGATTCAGGTTAGTGATTCGTTTACTGGTTTTATCGTATCGAGCAATTTCGAAGGTGATGAAGAAAAAAAATATAATTTTCAAGATCTGAATTCAGTATCGATTCCAGCGAATACTGGACGACAGGAACATTTTGATAAACTAAGTAATGGAACTGCTTCAGAAAAAGATCCAATTTACGCAATTACAATAAAACACGATGAAAGTATACAAAAGATTAGAATTAATTATCGTTATCTTGGGTTTGCATATGAAAAGATTATCGAGATTCAATGAGTTCTGTATTAGCTAACGGGAGACGAGAGTTACTACAATGAGAATTATTTTAGAGATATTACGAATTATTTGTATTTTGTTAATCTTTGGTGGTTTATTAAGTGCCTTATTAAATTATATTTACTCTACATTGGGAATTAACATAAACAAAAATGAGTCCTCATGGCTAAGATGGATTGCAATTTACTTTTTACTTTTTGTTTTATATAGAAACAAATTACAGTTCTCGGGTTGGTATAAAGGGAAAGAACAAAGAAAACTTTCGAAGTCTATTTCTTTTAGTTTGATTTTTTGTGCCATTATTATGTTACTAATTATTCCTTTATTAGGTTGAAACGTTTAGCAAACTGGACACTATTGCTCAGTAAATAAGAAGAGACTCTTCCGTATTTCAACGTGGTCCAATTATAATCTGCATCTAGAAAAGTGGTGAGCTGGATTAATAAGGAGGGGAAGCATTGCATACAAACCCAAAGGTGAGGCTGGGCGGTAAATACCTATGGACAATTGTTGTACTGTTGATTATGGGAAGCTGGGGCGGCAATGTTTGGTATTACCATTCCATGCAGCTGGAGAAACCGATCTTTTTGAAGCATTATATGATATTAAACGGCAATGAAAACGATTGGATTCAATTGACCTATCTGGAGAACAAAATGAAAGGCAAGAAGGTAACGGGGATTCAGCTGGAGGAGCTTCCGATGCTCCGCTTTCAAATCGATCCTAATCCGATTTCTTACAGACATCAAGTGCTCGGTAAAGCTTATGGCGAATGGAATGTAGAGGAAGGCCAGCAAATGGAGAAGGTACCGGTTACGATCAAAGAAGCCACGGTATATTATAGCGAAGGTCTTTCAGAAAAGGTCCCGATCGGGGAAATTAATGTTTTTTGGGATCAAAGAGAGAATATACTGGAAACGTCATCAAGTAGTGCCTCTTCAGACGGTACTGGACAATACAGCGTAACCGTCAAGCAGCCCGTTACCTTAGTAAAAGTTGATTACAGTTTCAAGGACAGACTAAGTACTATGTTCGAACTGACAATGGAAGGTCTGGAAAAATCCATTCCACAGCTGCCTTTACGGCTAACCACCGGGGACCCGCTTACGTTCAAATATAAATGGTCTATGACGGATAATATCCCGGCAGCTTTCGAGGTGTATAAAACGTATATTTTGCTTTCCTTGGAGACAGAGGATGGAAGAATGATATACGATCGTATTCCTACCAATTTCAATCTTTATCTCAATGAGAAGCAAATCAAACGACTGGTACGCTCCGGAGGTGAGCTTTATTGAACCCTTCCATGCGAACTGCATTAAGGAGGCTCGGCTGGGGTCTTGTGTTTCCACTCGTTGATGTTCATTTCGGATACTTCGACGTTTTTCCGGATATGATCGGATATATTATGATTCTTATTGCATTAGGGAAAATCGGATGCGAAAATGTTGGCTTCAAACAGGCAAGCTTGCTGGCAGCTGTTCTCCTCTTCTTATCTTTACCGCAGCTCATAATTAAAACAAGCATTGACATCAACCAGTTAACCATCGTGCCGTTTGGCATGCATGCTTACGTGCAAGGAACGTCGCTACTACATGCTCTACTCGCCTATCTGATTTTTAGAGGACTGTATACGGTGGCAAAACCGATTGCATCACCGGAGTTGCTGAATGCCATTGTTAGCAGAAGGAAACTCTACATGTCTGTTTTTTCTTTACAACTTATCTTTTATCCATTTCTGTTTAATTTGGAAAAAAGCTGGGTAATCATGCTGTTTTTCATCGGGATATTCACTTTTGTTACAGAGATTCTCTTGATACGGATACCGTTTCGTTTATCGCATATAAAAAACACTCCTATAGATTGTTGAGATAATAGACTCTATTTTCATTAAGCCAAGAGGTAGGAAATGAAGGATAACTTATTTCTCCGCAACATTCTTACTCTGGAAACCGTCAGAAAATTTAGTAATAAGAGCGGAGGGATTATTTGAATAAAAATTTTACCGTGATCCTACTCATTTTAGTTACATTTATTTTATGGACGGCACCGCAAGTTGACGCCTTATCCTGTGCACCACCGCGCCCCGTTAATGAGGAGATGGACGTTAGTACCGTTGTTTTTAAAGGAAAAGCGGTCGCAATTAAAAAGAACGGACTTACTGTGTTCCAGATCGATGAGGCTTGGAAAGGCGTAACGACCTCGAGGCTTGAGATTTATGATAATGGTTGGGACCCTTTTATTAAAGATAAAGAGTATTTGGTATTTGGAAGCGTTCAGGAAGGAAAGCTTCGCATGAATTTGTGTGGGCGAACCGGACCTTGGGACAATGCTAGGGAAGATGCGATGAAGGATTCAGGTTTCAAATCCATATTACCTGGATCAACAATGGAGGCGGAGCAATTTAAACAACAGACGGCTTATGTTTTTCCGGCGCTCATAATAGCTATCGTTGTTTTCCTTTTGTTACTTTTCATCGTTTTGATTAGAAGAAAAAGGCAGCGGTGAAGTATAAAACAATTTCAAGGGAAGTTGTTAATCGGAAGAAAGTTATCCCAGCAATATATTGCGATTAACGGCAGTCGGATATTCGACTGCCGTTTTTTTGTTACCTTAACTAAATTGCAGGATAGTTAAATATGCTGGGTTGAATTATTTGGCGAATAATTATAGAGTTAATAAATTAAATATTTAGATATTTGGGGGATGAAATAATGCAAATTCGTGAAATTGAATAAAAAGACAATCAAATAATAGAGCGAATCATTAAAAGCTCATTAGAATCATTTAACCTAAATATTCCAGGGACAGCATATTATGACCCTCAACTGGGCAGTCTGGCACAATATTATAAGGAACAATTAAATTCAAAGTATTGGGTTGCAGTGAATAAACAAAATGAAGTGGTAGGCGGGGTGGGGATTACATCGTTGGGGCAGGAAAGAGGAATTTGCGAGTTACAAAAGTTATACATTACACCCGAAGCTCAAGGTAAGGGGCTAGCGAAAGATCTTATGAAAGTAGCACTCGAATTCGCCAAGGAACATTATACACACTGTTACTTAGAAACATTGAAGAAACTTCAAACAGCAAATCTTCTTTACATCAAATTAGGTTTTCAACAACTTGATAGACCACTAAATGGTTCAGAGCATAATGCCACCGACGCTTGGTTCCTAAAAGATCTATCTAATTAAAGTTAGTGCATTATTCTAGAAAAGTTGTTAACTTAACGATAGAGGTTAGCCAATAAGACAGGGGAATCGAGCACTTTATTTTCATCTCATAAATAGTAACTTAAGCATGCAAAAAAAGCTGCTGATCGATGAAGATCAGCAGCTTTTTGAGGTTCTTATTATGGTAAAACTACATTTTCATTACTGCACCAGTATTAGCGCTTGTAACTAGGTGTGCGTAACGAGCAAGGTAGCCACGTTTGATTTTTAATTCGAATCCAGGCCATGCAGCTTTACGAGCTTCAAACTCTTCATCGCTTATTAGTAGATTCATCGTACGATTATTCATATCGATTTCGATTTCATCACCATCGTTAACGAATGCGATTGGGCCGCCATCAGCAGCTTCCGGAGAAACGTGACCGATAGAAATACCACGAGAAGCACCAGAGAAGCGACCATCAGTAATTAGAGCAACCTTAGCGCCAAGACCCATACCAACAATAGCAGATGTAGGAGCTAGCATTTCAGGCATGCCTGGACCACCACGAGGTCCTTCGTAACGGATAACTACAACATGGCCTTCTTTAATTTTACCTTGAGCTAGAGCTTCAAGACACTCATCTTGTGAGTTAAAGCAAATAGCAGGACCTTTATGATAACCACCTACTGATTTGTCAACTGCACCAGTTTTAATAACTGAACCATTAGGAGCAATGTTACCGAATAGGATAGCTAGTCCACCACGAGCAGTATGTGGGTTGTCGATTGTGTGAATAACATCTGTATCTAGAATTTCACAGCCTTCAACGTTTTCACGAATCGTTTTACCTGATACAGATAAAGTATCTCCGTTGAATGCTCCTTCTTTTTTCAATAACTCATGAATGATTGCACTAACACCACCAGCATTGTGTACATCTTCAATATGATAATCAGATGCTGGAGCGATTTTTGCTAAGTGAGGAACACGTTCAGCAATTTCATTGATTTCTTCGATTGAATATTCAATACCTGCTTCATGTGCGATAGCAAGTGTATGAAGTACTGTATTTGTAGAACCACCCATTGCCATATCAAGCGCAAAAGCATTGTCAATTGCTGCTTTTGTAACGATATCACGAGGTTTACGGTCCATTTTAATAAGTTCCATTAATTGACGAGCGGCTTGTTTAACGAATTCTTTACGCTCTGGAGCAACAGCTAAAATTGTACCATTACCTGGAAGTGCAAGTCCAAGACCTTCAGCTAAACAGTTCATTGAGTTAGCTGTAAACATACCTGAACATGAACCACATGTAGGACAACCATATGCTTCTAACTCATAAAGTTGCTCATCATTGATGATACCAGATTGGTGAGCACCAACGCCCTCAAATACGCTTGTAAGTGAGATCGCACGACCGTCTGATGTTCTACCAGCTTTCATCGGTCCGCCGCTTACTAACATCGTTGGAATGTTTACGCGAAGTGCACCTAGGATCATACCAGGTGTGATTTTATCACAGTTAGGAATACAAATCATACCATCGAACCAGTGAGCATTTACAACTGTCTCTACGGAGTCAGCGATAATTTCACGGCTAGCAAGTGAATAACGCATACCGATATGGCCCATTGCGATACCATCATCTACACCAATTGTGTTAAATTCGAAAGGAACGCCGCCAGCTTCACGGATAGCTTCTTTAACTAATTTACCAAATTCCTGAAGATGAACATGGCCCGGAACAATATCAATATAAGAGTTACATACCGCTATAAATGGTTTGTCAAAATCTTCTTCCTTAACTCCAGCTGCACGTAGTAAGCTACGATGTGGTGCACGGTCAAAACCTTTTTTAATCATATCAGAACGCATTCTTGTTTTTGCCATGTGAAAGATCCTCCTTGTACGTATACACTATAATGAAATAGTTGAATGTTATTATTATGCTAAATGCTCATATTCGTAATTTTAGCATACTCAATAGTACTTGGCTACAAAGTAATGACTGTATTATGAACCGAATTGCCCGCAATTTACGTATATTTTGGTATACTAAGATGTGAAGTGAAATTCATAATGGATTACTAGCCTTTGCATCAACACACATAAATATGATTTCGAAAAGGGGATCGAAATGGATAAACATTTTGAAAATAATAAAGAGCTAATGAATAAGTTGGATGAATCTTTCCGTGAAATTAGAAGCATCATTAATACATACTGGGGAAAATATAGTATATCTGGCCTAGGGATTACACATGCTAGAATGATGACTCATCTTTCAGAAAATGGTCCAACGAAAGCATCACATATTGCAGACAAGCTTTATATAACATG includes:
- the ilvD gene encoding dihydroxy-acid dehydratase, which encodes MAKTRMRSDMIKKGFDRAPHRSLLRAAGVKEEDFDKPFIAVCNSYIDIVPGHVHLQEFGKLVKEAIREAGGVPFEFNTIGVDDGIAMGHIGMRYSLASREIIADSVETVVNAHWFDGMICIPNCDKITPGMILGALRVNIPTMLVSGGPMKAGRTSDGRAISLTSVFEGVGAHQSGIINDEQLYELEAYGCPTCGSCSGMFTANSMNCLAEGLGLALPGNGTILAVAPERKEFVKQAARQLMELIKMDRKPRDIVTKAAIDNAFALDMAMGGSTNTVLHTLAIAHEAGIEYSIEEINEIAERVPHLAKIAPASDYHIEDVHNAGGVSAIIHELLKKEGAFNGDTLSVSGKTIRENVEGCEILDTDVIHTIDNPHTARGGLAILFGNIAPNGSVIKTGAVDKSVGGYHKGPAICFNSQDECLEALAQGKIKEGHVVVIRYEGPRGGPGMPEMLAPTSAIVGMGLGAKVALITDGRFSGASRGISIGHVSPEAADGGPIAFVNDGDEIEIDMNNRTMNLLISDEEFEARKAAWPGFELKIKRGYLARYAHLVTSANTGAVMKM
- a CDS encoding polysaccharide deacetylase family protein encodes the protein METILTLGFYFMTFYAFIPGILSRVFGYQVFKKGKANHEIALTFDDGPDPIYTEQLLDLLLRYDAKATFFVVGVHAKQNPDLLRRMRDEGHTIGVHNYEHKTNWFMGPKTVRKHIAMTNDIIEEVTGQRSIYYRPPWGIVNLFDYGNVSRLNIILWSSLFGDWNKKINAKILELRLMKKLNPGEVLLLHDCGRTFGADVDAPSKMLIALEVFLEEAKLREIKMINIENMIKVTEHNNKKNLSLGKRVMVSLWLTWEKIFHQVMRMKDIHSSNESMFHYRLIKYKGKPLPMNNGDTLSPGDRIVELHFDNKKLSEIAFASKNPLVVAVKTIREIERSLPALAMQITDEAKHIPIKAIQGITMINRGAEKLGFSIHDMPKGLFLSSTRIYLKWLMKVLTPTQSVTANRQVREHVQEEPRILLMTLERLQQYIPLDHGYTLVKQQEIITTKQDVVTSN
- a CDS encoding GNAT family N-acetyltransferase, with amino-acid sequence MIERIIKSSLESFNLNIPGTAYYDPQLGSLAQYYKEQLNSKYWVAVNKQNEVVGGVGITSLGQERGICELQKLYITPEAQGKGLAKDLMKVALEFAKEHYTHCYLETLKKLQTANLLYIKLGFQQLDRPLNGSEHNATDAWFLKDLSN